One genomic region from Chionomys nivalis chromosome 17, mChiNiv1.1, whole genome shotgun sequence encodes:
- the Gpr84 gene encoding G-protein coupled receptor 84, which produces MWWNTSDTNFSCYHQSVLGYRYFAVIWGVVVAVTGTVGNVLTLLALVIRPKLRTRFNLLIANLTLADLLYCMLLLPFSVDTYLHLHWRTGDIFCRIFGLLLFTSNSVSILTLCLIALGRYLLIAHPKLFPQVFSAKGIVLALVGSWIVGVASFAPLWHVFVLVPVVCTCSFDRVRGRPYTTILMGIFFVLGLSSVGVFYCLIHRQVKRAARALDHYRLQRASIRSHQVAGTDEAIPGHFQELDSGVASKGPSEGISSVSLSASTTQTLEGDPSEAGDRGTRKATQHIVKRGLPEVHHRVRETAGERRAPDAPSEFGKVTRMCFAVFLCFVLSYIPFLLLNILDARGRAPRLVHMVAANLTWLNSCINPVLYAAMNRQFRHAYGFILKRGPQSFRRFR; this is translated from the coding sequence ATGTGGTGGAACACCTCGGATACCAACTTCTCCTGTTACCACCAGTCCGTGTTGGGCTATCGTTACTTTGCTGTTATCTGGGGCGTGGTAGTGGCTGTCACAGGCACCGTGGGCAATGTGCTCACCCTGCTGGCATTGGTCATTCGTCCTAAGCTCCGAACCCGCTTCAACCTCCTCATTGCCAACCTCACCCTGGCTGACCTACTCTACTGCATGCTCCTGCTGCCTTTCTCCGTAGACACATACCTCCACCTCCATTGGCGCACTGGCGACATCTTCTGCAGAATATTCGGGCTCCTCCTCTTTACTTCCAATTCTGTCTCCATTCTCACCCTCTGTCTCATTGCTCTAGGACGCTACCTCCTTATCGCCCACCCTAAGCTCTTTCCCCAAGTTTTCAGCGCCAAAGGGATCGTGCTGGCGTTGGTGGGCAGCTGGATTGTGGGGGTGGCAAGCTTTGCCCCACTCTGGCATGTGTTTGTCCTGGTGCCAGTGGTCTGCACCTGCAGCTTTGACCGCGTGCGAGGCCGGCCTTACACCACCATCCTCATGGGCATCTTCTTTGTGCTTGGGCTCAGCAGTGTGGGCGTCTTCTACTGCCTCATCCACCGCCAAGTGAAGCGTGCTGCTCGAGCGCTAGACCACTACAGGCTGCAGCGAGCCAGCATCCGCTCTCACCAGGTGGCTGGGACAGATGAGGCCATACCTGGCCACTTCCAGGAGCTAGACAGCGGGGTTGCCTCAAAAGGACCCAGTGAGGGGATTTCATCTGTGTCACTCAGTGCTTCGACCACGCAGACCTTGGAAGGTGACCCGTCAGAAGCAGGGGACCGGGGCACCAGAAAGGCAACTCAGCATATTGTAAAGAGAGGCCTTCCTGAAGTTCATCATAGGGTCCGGGAAACTGCAGGAGAGCGCAGAGCCCCGGATGCCCCATCGGAATTCGGAAAGGTGACGCGCATGTGCTTCGCGGTGTTCCTCTGCTTCGTCCTCAGCTACATCCCCTTCTTGCTGCTCAACATTTTGGACGCCAGGGGCCGCGCTCCGCGGTTAGTGCACATGGTGGCTGCCAACCTCACCTGGCTCAACAGCTGCATCAACCCAGTACTCTACGCAGCCATGAACCGCCAGTTCCGCCACGCATATGGCTTCATCCTGAAACGCGGGCCACAGAGTTTCCGTCGGTTCCGTTAG
- the Znf385a gene encoding zinc finger protein 385A isoform X4: MESRPPGPRRMDPVQKAVLSHTFGGPLLKTKRPVISCNVCQIRFNSQSQAEAHYKGNRHARRVKGIEAAKTRGREPSVRESADPAPAGNTPPSGDGVAPRPVSMENGLGPAPGSPEKQPGSPSPPSVPESGQGVTKAEGGTPAPASLPGGSKEEEEKAKRLLYCALCKVAVNSLSQLEAHNKGTKHKTILEARSGLGPIKAYPRLGPPTPGEPEAPSQDRTFHCEICNVKVNSEVQLKQHISSRRHRDGVAGKPNPLLSRHKKPRGAAELAGTLTFSKDLPKSLAGGLLPSPLAVAAVMAAAAGSPLSLRPAPAAPLLQGPPITHPLLHPAPGPIRTAHGPILFSPY, translated from the exons ATGGAGTCGCGGCCGCCAGGGCCCCGCAGG ATGGACCCTGTACAGAAGGCTGTGCTCTCACACACGTTTGGAGGACCCTTGCTCAAGACCAAGAGGCCAGTCATTTCCTGTAATGTCTGTCAAATCCGATTCAATTCTCAG AGCCAGGCTGAAGCACACTACAAGGGTAATCGCCATGCCCGAAGAGTCAAAGGCATCGAGGCTGCCAAGACCCGCGGCAGGGAGCCTAGTGTCCGAGAATCAGCAGACCCAGCTCCAGCAGGCAACACCCCCCCAAGTGGGGATGGTGTAGCCCCTCGTCCAG TTTCCATGGAGAATGGCCTGGGTCCAGCTCCAGGATCCCCAGAGAAACAGCCTGGCTCCCCATCCCCTCCCAGTGTTCCAGAGTCTGGACAGGGTGTAACCAAGGCTGAAGGGGGAACTCCAGCCCCAGCTTCCCTGCCTGGGGGTagcaaggaagaagaggagaaggctAAGCGTCTGCTCTACTGTGCACTGTGCAAGGTGGCTGTGAACTCCCTCTCCCAGCTCGAGGCACATAACAAAG GTACTAAGCACAAGACAATTTTGGAGGCCCGAAGTGGACTGGGGCCCATCAAAGCTTACCCTCGGCTGGGGCCTCCCACTCCTGGGGAACCAGAGGCTCCTTCCCAGGACCGAACCTTCCACTGTGAGATTTGCAACGTCAAGGTCAATTCGGAGGTCCAGCTGAAACAA CACATCTCCAGCAGGAGGCACCGAGACGGCGTGGCCGGGAAGCCCAACCCTCTACTGAGCCGTCACAAGAAGCCTAGGGGCGCTGCGGAGCTGGCG GGCACGCTGACTTTCTCCAAGGACCTGCCGAAGTCCCTGGCCGGTGGCCTGCTCCCCAGCCCCCTGGCGGTGGCTGCGGTGATGGCCGCTGCAGCAGGCTCCCCGCTGTCCCTGCGCCCAGCTCCAGCCGCACCTCTTCTGCAGGGACCACCGATCACACATCCTCTACTCCACCCGGCCCCGGGACCCATCCGAACTGCGCACGGACCCATCCTCTTCTCCCCTTACTGA
- the Znf385a gene encoding zinc finger protein 385A isoform X2 — protein MQPPMDLKQILPFPLEPAPTLGLFSNYNTMDPVQKAVLSHTFGGPLLKTKRPVISCNVCQIRFNSQSQAEAHYKGNRHARRVKGIEAAKTRGREPSVRESADPAPAGNTPPSGDGVAPRPVSMENGLGPAPGSPEKQPGSPSPPSVPESGQGVTKAEGGTPAPASLPGGSKEEEEKAKRLLYCALCKVAVNSLSQLEAHNKGTKHKTILEARSGLGPIKAYPRLGPPTPGEPEAPSQDRTFHCEICNVKVNSEVQLKQHISSRRHRDGVAGKPNPLLSRHKKPRGAAELAGTLTFSKDLPKSLAGGLLPSPLAVAAVMAAAAGSPLSLRPAPAAPLLQGPPITHPLLHPAPGPIRTAHGPILFSPY, from the exons ATGGACCCTGTACAGAAGGCTGTGCTCTCACACACGTTTGGAGGACCCTTGCTCAAGACCAAGAGGCCAGTCATTTCCTGTAATGTCTGTCAAATCCGATTCAATTCTCAG AGCCAGGCTGAAGCACACTACAAGGGTAATCGCCATGCCCGAAGAGTCAAAGGCATCGAGGCTGCCAAGACCCGCGGCAGGGAGCCTAGTGTCCGAGAATCAGCAGACCCAGCTCCAGCAGGCAACACCCCCCCAAGTGGGGATGGTGTAGCCCCTCGTCCAG TTTCCATGGAGAATGGCCTGGGTCCAGCTCCAGGATCCCCAGAGAAACAGCCTGGCTCCCCATCCCCTCCCAGTGTTCCAGAGTCTGGACAGGGTGTAACCAAGGCTGAAGGGGGAACTCCAGCCCCAGCTTCCCTGCCTGGGGGTagcaaggaagaagaggagaaggctAAGCGTCTGCTCTACTGTGCACTGTGCAAGGTGGCTGTGAACTCCCTCTCCCAGCTCGAGGCACATAACAAAG GTACTAAGCACAAGACAATTTTGGAGGCCCGAAGTGGACTGGGGCCCATCAAAGCTTACCCTCGGCTGGGGCCTCCCACTCCTGGGGAACCAGAGGCTCCTTCCCAGGACCGAACCTTCCACTGTGAGATTTGCAACGTCAAGGTCAATTCGGAGGTCCAGCTGAAACAA CACATCTCCAGCAGGAGGCACCGAGACGGCGTGGCCGGGAAGCCCAACCCTCTACTGAGCCGTCACAAGAAGCCTAGGGGCGCTGCGGAGCTGGCG GGCACGCTGACTTTCTCCAAGGACCTGCCGAAGTCCCTGGCCGGTGGCCTGCTCCCCAGCCCCCTGGCGGTGGCTGCGGTGATGGCCGCTGCAGCAGGCTCCCCGCTGTCCCTGCGCCCAGCTCCAGCCGCACCTCTTCTGCAGGGACCACCGATCACACATCCTCTACTCCACCCGGCCCCGGGACCCATCCGAACTGCGCACGGACCCATCCTCTTCTCCCCTTACTGA